In Vibrio coralliilyticus, the following are encoded in one genomic region:
- a CDS encoding P-loop NTPase produces MKNQNLSVLVASSPVLDSYHLSLAFAEQGITQLTQVSLEREQIIKQALIHNHSVIALDVIGLSIEEAQSLVSNLVHRTGCKVIAIGDDEKITYYRSLLSAGALEYLVNPIAPDAFASFDFGHHHNGNQNGKRISVVGTKGGVGTSTVVANLARMMNSRGQSTAVADLDFASGDLDLHFDVQGNTALVEMLQYPERLEPVVFERSGIAVQPDLTLFTGYLPLDTDPFWPDKNALEHFSKYCLEHADNLIFDIPSFSLRDQVGMSVLKSADVRVIVVEPTLSSIRNAGQIFSFLSAGAEAGLAKENLLVVNHTKSNKASLIALNDVHRALGVDIDVSVPFAPNHFLAKESLGQSAIKGNRKVSQAFSDLADKVEGTQQSRSFRFWKRGA; encoded by the coding sequence ATGAAAAATCAGAACCTTTCAGTATTGGTGGCAAGTTCTCCGGTGCTGGACAGCTACCATCTAAGCCTTGCATTTGCAGAGCAAGGGATCACTCAGCTTACCCAGGTTTCTTTAGAGCGTGAGCAGATCATTAAGCAGGCATTGATCCATAACCACAGCGTTATTGCGCTAGATGTGATTGGTTTGTCAATCGAAGAGGCTCAAAGTCTTGTGAGTAACCTTGTTCATCGTACAGGCTGCAAGGTCATCGCAATTGGTGATGATGAGAAAATCACTTATTACCGCAGTTTGCTATCGGCCGGAGCCCTCGAATATCTGGTGAACCCTATTGCACCGGATGCGTTCGCGTCTTTCGATTTTGGTCACCATCACAATGGAAACCAAAATGGGAAACGTATCTCTGTGGTGGGTACTAAAGGTGGCGTTGGCACTTCCACTGTCGTTGCGAATCTCGCACGAATGATGAACAGTCGTGGCCAGTCGACGGCAGTGGCTGACCTTGATTTTGCCTCAGGGGATCTGGATTTACACTTCGATGTTCAAGGCAATACCGCTTTGGTTGAAATGTTGCAGTACCCAGAGCGCCTAGAGCCAGTAGTCTTTGAACGAAGTGGCATTGCGGTTCAGCCAGACTTAACCTTGTTCACGGGCTATTTACCTCTGGATACGGACCCGTTTTGGCCGGACAAAAACGCGTTAGAGCATTTCAGTAAATACTGCCTGGAGCACGCTGATAACCTTATCTTCGATATTCCCTCGTTCTCTCTGAGAGATCAGGTTGGTATGAGCGTGCTAAAAAGTGCAGATGTGCGCGTTATCGTCGTTGAACCAACTTTGTCGTCAATTCGCAATGCTGGGCAAATCTTTAGCTTCCTTTCTGCTGGGGCAGAAGCTGGCCTCGCTAAAGAAAACCTTTTAGTCGTCAATCACACAAAATCGAACAAAGCCTCCTTGATTGCATTGAATGACGTTCACCGTGCACTGGGTGTTGATATTGATGTTTCAGTGCCTTTTGCACCGAATCACTTCTTAGCTAAAGAGTCATTGGGGCAGTCTGCCATCAAAGGGAATCGCAAGGTCAGCCAAGCGTTTTCTGACCTAGCGGATAAAGTTGAAGGCACACAGCAATCACGCTCATTCAGATTCTGGAAGCGAGGGGCGTAA
- a CDS encoding CpaF family protein, whose translation MFKSTRAKEPLAVSHAHSAVAAQSDPIREHYHLIHSQVVNAIEASVVIKLSPQELEARILLLVTDVVSTHQLPLGNREVALVVKQLVDELLGLGPLQPLIDDPMVSDIMVNGPNEVYIEKLGKLQKTSVEFRSEEQLLNLARRIVSKVGRRIDESSPLVDARLEDGSRVNVMIPPLALDGTCISIRKFNQEKLSLNQMAQNGAMSDSMVRLLDIIVRCRLNVLIAGGTGAGKTTLLNAMSFSISPHERIITIEDAAELQLQQPHVVRAETRPANAEGLAAVSQRELVKNALRMRPDRIILGEVRGDEAFEMMQAMNTGHEGSLSTLHANSSLDALVRIENMLMMAQSTLPLFALRRQVADTIDVVVQVERMRDGKRRVVAITEVIGLEGEQYVTNDLYRFEVQGEDHQGQLLGKYMSARSLPAFASKAQYYQLDSQLRSAMELDL comes from the coding sequence ATGTTTAAGTCGACAAGAGCGAAAGAGCCATTAGCGGTAAGTCACGCACACAGTGCCGTAGCAGCGCAATCGGATCCTATTCGTGAACATTATCACCTGATCCACTCTCAGGTGGTGAACGCGATTGAAGCCAGTGTTGTCATCAAGCTGAGTCCTCAGGAATTAGAAGCGAGGATTTTACTGCTGGTGACAGACGTGGTTTCGACTCATCAGCTACCGCTGGGCAATCGTGAAGTCGCGTTAGTGGTCAAACAGCTGGTAGATGAGCTATTAGGTTTGGGGCCGCTGCAACCCTTGATCGATGATCCCATGGTAAGTGACATCATGGTGAATGGCCCCAATGAGGTTTACATCGAGAAGTTGGGTAAATTGCAAAAGACGTCGGTCGAGTTTCGCAGTGAAGAGCAGTTGCTCAACTTAGCCCGTCGAATCGTCAGCAAAGTAGGCCGTCGAATTGATGAAAGCTCTCCACTGGTTGATGCGCGTTTAGAAGATGGCAGCAGGGTCAATGTCATGATTCCTCCGCTTGCATTGGATGGCACGTGTATTTCAATTCGTAAATTCAATCAGGAAAAACTGTCTCTCAATCAGATGGCGCAAAATGGCGCCATGTCAGACAGTATGGTGCGCTTACTGGACATCATTGTTCGTTGTCGGTTGAACGTCTTGATTGCGGGTGGAACCGGTGCAGGTAAAACGACGCTGCTCAATGCGATGTCATTCAGTATTTCGCCTCATGAGCGGATTATCACCATTGAAGATGCCGCAGAGCTTCAGCTTCAACAGCCGCACGTGGTTCGGGCTGAAACCAGACCTGCAAACGCAGAAGGGCTCGCTGCTGTCAGTCAGCGAGAGCTGGTTAAGAACGCATTAAGGATGCGCCCTGATCGCATAATCCTTGGAGAGGTGCGTGGTGACGAAGCCTTTGAAATGATGCAGGCCATGAACACTGGCCACGAAGGTTCTTTGTCGACCTTACACGCGAACTCTTCGTTAGATGCATTGGTTCGAATTGAAAACATGCTGATGATGGCGCAATCCACCTTGCCATTGTTTGCATTGCGTCGACAAGTGGCTGATACGATTGATGTGGTGGTTCAGGTAGAGAGAATGCGTGATGGCAAGCGTCGTGTCGTCGCTATCACAGAGGTTATCGGCTTGGAAGGCGAGCAGTATGTCACCAACGACCTCTACCGCTTTGAGGTTCAGGGCGAAGATCATCAGGGTCAACTGCTGGGCAAGTACATGAGTGCCAGAAGCTTGCCTGCTTTTGCATCCAAAGCGCAATATTACCAACTTGATAGCCAATTACGTTCGGCCATGGAGCTCGACTTATGA
- a CDS encoding CpaD family pilus assembly lipoprotein, whose product MKLQSLLLPVLLVLSGCASDQIARQPAIDVVSVTNKLTLAVEKKSLTPQQQQDIRSFIVQRGNPYSLRVKLVSYSPKGQSQVKPISNLLLGQGLAKHQIMTERATGTQSGDVQVIVESFRAKVPGCGTDKSQPVIFNQYKTHQAYGCSNAAALAQMVANPKDLVVGEKLGPTNGAKAVAAIDAYVAPASTNENSQDNGSVISINTGGN is encoded by the coding sequence ATGAAATTACAATCGTTACTTTTGCCTGTTTTGCTCGTCCTGAGTGGCTGTGCTTCTGATCAAATAGCGCGTCAACCTGCCATTGATGTGGTCTCCGTAACCAATAAGCTTACTCTTGCGGTCGAAAAGAAATCGCTCACTCCGCAGCAGCAACAGGATATCCGATCCTTCATCGTTCAGCGTGGAAACCCCTATAGCCTAAGAGTGAAATTGGTGAGCTATTCGCCTAAAGGACAGTCTCAGGTTAAGCCTATTTCAAACCTGTTGCTCGGACAGGGGCTTGCAAAGCACCAGATTATGACGGAACGTGCGACCGGAACTCAATCTGGTGATGTGCAGGTCATCGTTGAGTCGTTTCGTGCCAAAGTGCCTGGGTGTGGTACCGATAAATCACAGCCGGTCATCTTCAACCAATATAAAACCCATCAGGCATACGGCTGCAGTAATGCTGCGGCCTTAGCGCAAATGGTCGCTAACCCGAAGGATTTGGTTGTGGGTGAAAAGCTCGGTCCAACGAATGGGGCAAAAGCCGTCGCGGCCATTGATGCTTATGTTGCTCCAGCAAGCACCAATGAAAATAGTCAGGATAACGGCTCGGTGATTTCGATTAATACGGGGGGCAACTAA
- a CDS encoding type II and III secretion system protein family protein, which translates to MNTLLRWWSLLLLPGWLFALPTWANALEVNINEAKMIRLSEKAKSIFISNTHIADYQPMTNTKIMVFGMQAGTATITVLNEQERVIYSNKIRVVHDTQELDELIKAQFPDASVNSESLGGKLWLKGSVPTPAMAHSIVNVAKGYLSPIVAPQESNNNDSSKSSNSSESNFENQQNSNGDELINQLVVTMPTQVNIRIRIAEVSRNVSNKLGIKWGSLVTNGSTVENTVGSFLYNKPWDVSSWGKPNLSALVDALASTGDMSILAEPNLTAMSGEEANFLVGGEVPIPLIQGDTATVEYKPFGVNLNFKPVVLGPDRISLKVEPEVSSVSVDNQAVLNGNVLPSFTSRRASTTIELASGQSFALGGLLQSSEIEQLQKLPGMGDIPILGGLFRSNEYQRRETELIIIATAYLVEPTRSDNLPIPTDALIPQSDLERLLALPDEDFVGTSGKATYTDNRKPRLLGDNGFYY; encoded by the coding sequence ATGAACACATTACTGCGCTGGTGGAGCTTGTTGCTGCTTCCCGGTTGGCTTTTTGCGCTTCCAACATGGGCAAATGCCCTCGAAGTAAACATAAATGAAGCAAAAATGATTCGCCTGTCAGAAAAGGCAAAGTCGATTTTTATTTCCAATACACACATCGCGGACTACCAACCTATGACCAATACCAAAATCATGGTGTTTGGTATGCAGGCTGGCACTGCCACGATCACTGTTCTTAATGAGCAGGAACGAGTGATTTACAGCAACAAAATTCGTGTAGTCCACGATACACAAGAGTTGGATGAACTAATCAAAGCTCAGTTCCCTGATGCTTCTGTGAATTCTGAGTCACTCGGTGGCAAGCTGTGGCTTAAAGGGTCTGTACCGACTCCGGCAATGGCGCACAGTATCGTTAATGTGGCGAAAGGGTATTTGTCTCCAATCGTCGCTCCGCAAGAGAGCAATAACAATGACTCTTCAAAAAGCAGTAATTCATCGGAGAGTAACTTTGAAAACCAGCAAAACTCGAATGGCGACGAGCTGATTAACCAGTTGGTCGTGACGATGCCAACGCAAGTTAACATCCGTATTCGAATTGCAGAAGTCTCACGCAATGTATCGAATAAACTCGGCATTAAGTGGGGCTCTCTGGTCACCAATGGCAGCACCGTTGAGAATACGGTCGGTAGCTTTCTTTACAATAAACCTTGGGATGTAAGCAGTTGGGGCAAACCTAACCTAAGTGCGCTGGTTGATGCGCTGGCTTCTACTGGTGATATGTCGATTCTGGCAGAGCCAAACCTGACCGCAATGTCTGGTGAAGAAGCCAATTTCCTAGTCGGTGGTGAAGTGCCAATTCCTCTGATTCAAGGAGACACTGCGACGGTTGAGTACAAGCCATTTGGTGTCAATCTAAACTTCAAACCTGTTGTGCTTGGCCCAGATAGAATCAGCTTAAAAGTTGAGCCTGAGGTGAGCAGTGTCTCTGTTGATAATCAAGCGGTTTTAAATGGCAATGTGCTGCCTTCCTTCACGTCACGTAGAGCGTCAACAACGATTGAACTGGCTAGCGGGCAGAGCTTTGCACTTGGCGGTTTGCTGCAAAGCAGCGAAATTGAGCAACTGCAAAAACTGCCGGGTATGGGGGATATTCCAATTCTAGGTGGCCTTTTCCGTTCTAACGAGTATCAACGCCGTGAAACAGAACTGATCATTATCGCGACCGCTTACCTTGTCGAGCCAACACGAAGCGATAACTTGCCGATTCCTACCGATGCTCTGATTCCACAAAGCGATCTGGAGAGACTGTTGGCGCTGCCTGACGAGGATTTCGTCGGAACCAGTGGCAAAGCAACTTACACCGACAACCGCAAGCCTCGTTTACTGGGCGACAACGGATTTTACTACTGA
- the cpaB gene encoding Flp pilus assembly protein CpaB has translation MTAKRLMMLSILLSSVGIGLLLLGQDNSEHQTKEQPEQVFQRVLVSGQDIGVGDVYTPNMFRWQSLSEEQLSDYVDYVTEDEITSINLASGIAHIAIKQGQVIAVADLIPPQGGASLALKVRAGYRAVSVPVDQVTANSGFVQPGDKVDILLLGSKVSELKKYDNVVEGLYVSTIATNVRILAFNNLSSSEGFQEKRHDYGAKIPDNSSVSLEVTPEQATQIVLANQLGRLTLSLRGSGETDFSLPQSHTITTTQLNPESKLIAPDVDLIQLRPNSDKN, from the coding sequence ATGACGGCTAAGCGATTGATGATGTTGTCTATCTTATTGTCTAGTGTAGGCATAGGGTTGCTGCTGCTTGGGCAAGATAACTCAGAACATCAGACGAAAGAGCAACCTGAACAAGTGTTCCAGCGAGTGCTGGTTTCGGGTCAGGATATCGGTGTCGGCGATGTCTACACGCCCAATATGTTTCGTTGGCAATCTCTGAGTGAGGAGCAGCTTTCTGATTACGTCGACTACGTGACGGAAGATGAGATCACTTCCATTAACCTAGCGAGTGGTATTGCACATATTGCAATTAAACAAGGGCAAGTTATCGCTGTTGCTGACTTGATACCACCACAGGGTGGGGCTTCATTGGCCTTGAAAGTCAGAGCTGGGTATAGAGCAGTATCGGTGCCTGTTGATCAGGTGACTGCCAATTCTGGCTTTGTTCAACCGGGTGATAAAGTCGATATTTTGCTGCTGGGTTCTAAGGTCAGCGAGTTGAAGAAGTACGATAATGTGGTTGAAGGCCTTTACGTCAGCACTATTGCAACCAACGTTCGTATTCTTGCTTTCAATAATCTCTCATCATCTGAAGGGTTCCAGGAAAAGCGTCATGACTACGGGGCGAAAATACCGGATAACAGCTCTGTATCACTTGAAGTGACGCCAGAGCAGGCAACACAAATTGTGCTTGCTAACCAGTTAGGCCGCTTGACTCTTTCATTGCGTGGTTCGGGTGAAACAGACTTTTCATTACCGCAAAGCCATACCATCACAACGACTCAGCTGAATCCGGAAAGCAAATTGATTGCTCCGGACGTAGACCTGATTCAGTTACGACCAAACAGCGACAAAAACTAA
- a CDS encoding Flp family type IVb pilin — protein sequence MLNKNKQRGAAAIEYAILAAAMSVVLLSFVGGSDGKLTKAIVGAYETVIESLEQTQDSGN from the coding sequence ATGTTAAATAAAAATAAGCAACGTGGCGCAGCTGCGATTGAATACGCGATTTTGGCAGCGGCAATGTCTGTTGTTCTTCTTTCATTTGTTGGGGGTAGTGATGGCAAGTTAACCAAAGCCATTGTGGGTGCCTACGAGACAGTGATCGAATCACTGGAGCAAACTCAGGATTCTGGTAACTAA
- a CDS encoding DUF1566 domain-containing protein gives MLTKKLSVGAISVALFGCGGGNESDPKLTSNETPATGNSGSVLSGVVLDGYLYKANVCLDKNNNAVCDSGDGTTVQTDKSGQYTLPFEGNVENYKLLVEAIANVTVDMDNPNQAVTKGFTLETLSSQPHIISPMTSMIASLSSSSGVAFDESAESLASELSVSADVLKSDYISGDSQASRDIHMLARGITRVLQSAQESSINDGVSQEAARKGSIQRLANLDVAQLKMRTDQLSHGASNTEDALAQIGSDYYEHLKIKPEDLDGDKILTRPRAPRGGVVNDAADTFDWQFVPGFTEVNAYEFSLDRGQSWQPATSKPINVGAAARSVGDVQVRIMAKPARSLASGMALLSTQAFTATLVPAAPTSLTLNDADNSFDWKHSADFQLISHYEYTLDGGKNWHDVVSKPQNIADIAIPVGDLKLRVKADPNSGRPAGLVVKSETAMTVTPDAPVAPVLISANDDSDILAWENVSGFDNAADYEINLGSGWQDASANPYQIGNVNIPANTIQLRVKANPINGRPAGKSLVVSSAFNKVLNKPVAPTLPVINDADNLLNWTNVDGYPNAEQYEYSLDSGISYSPVTSKPQAIPDEALKVGQVCVRIKASDDDAVGENLCSDKVFTVTPSTPSAPTNGLVNDALNTFNWDWVDGFNSDSDYEYRVDGAAWATVQSKPLQLEDKVYAVGSLEIRVKYDPVTGRLASPVLSNTKALTKQPDAPAAPTGVVVDDAADTLDWTFVTGFTSLSDYEWSMNQGTDWAPVLEKPVAVGDVAKSIGQVQVRVRANGENGMPAGAQASNDTVFTELPKLPALTGGNIVIGSDRANTKHPNLISWNFLSTTIADKAVTFDKPEYYEFTVDQGASWKPVTSVPQFIGTQAYAKSNVGLRVKKSVFPGLEHPASEILWASSLEGKFVAIQYLPMVSMLQVPSYADYNGWVGSNVKCIAEYDTEGKGTPIFWSTAVSISTSDEVMSVISELNNCGISQWTLPTAEEVALLSKRNSDSLPSTVRGNMISDASSSIWANKSGVPVTYAKGIEKEPGMLLNYAYAKWETISSDRLLADSIIQLASAEKLLSDQNTLTTESENFLSNWFTALKNQTKTSRILLTDASDQLETVNKAIMPSSSQLVQFESVLKDFKQQSNFLRYNTDTASISFLVNVKSLETKLSTIRENINALVVTKELLQAAKQIAKIHTLDSELVSEKDRLLAASLGSDIHSSSLALSDLVAQTESEIQSLAILKQLLDTNLAALPDRFKTLGLLITPLTEEVAHASSLQDISALKVTIVDGLNRAHDAGYVVSQGEATVLGRFAKLDSLGRFLPASATYAQGWRCVLDVSSGDKKRTWTLLQDGQMGGVDHVSFNAAGADIKTLLGAGGYLEARNDRSFCGFSDWQVPSLPQLKGLATATMLDGKEATLDLVAFPHHPKNQDQKTATFYYWSGAEDSADKQMAYHYSSQASIGKTESFSHSHYSDQDVTLARLVRETVQQVNWTYLAHNGDVVQSREQASCARNESTGAVWQIFQDDNSSSRTVNYREVNEALAAHRSSHVCGLNNWRLPSQEELLGLLPVDAQLFKYNAVNNFGTTRRYLTNRITDKQYDFIDTGTGEHGAVRRSSVLDQSLYLYRFISK, from the coding sequence ATGCTGACCAAAAAGCTCAGTGTCGGTGCGATTTCTGTGGCGCTTTTCGGCTGTGGCGGAGGAAATGAATCTGACCCAAAACTGACTTCAAATGAGACGCCTGCAACAGGCAACTCTGGCTCAGTATTATCTGGTGTGGTACTCGATGGTTATCTTTACAAAGCGAATGTTTGTCTGGATAAAAACAACAATGCGGTCTGTGATAGTGGAGATGGTACAACGGTTCAGACGGACAAGTCGGGTCAGTACACATTGCCTTTTGAAGGCAACGTCGAAAATTACAAGTTGCTGGTAGAAGCCATTGCCAATGTGACGGTTGACATGGATAACCCCAATCAAGCTGTCACTAAAGGTTTCACTCTGGAAACGCTGTCATCACAACCTCACATTATTAGCCCGATGACATCAATGATTGCTAGCTTATCCTCCAGCTCTGGAGTGGCATTTGATGAGTCTGCTGAAAGCCTTGCTAGCGAGCTAAGTGTTTCTGCCGATGTGCTTAAGTCTGATTATATCTCAGGCGACTCTCAGGCAAGCCGAGATATACACATGCTGGCGCGTGGGATTACTCGTGTACTTCAGTCCGCACAGGAAAGCTCTATCAATGATGGTGTGAGTCAGGAAGCGGCAAGAAAAGGATCGATTCAAAGACTCGCAAATTTAGATGTTGCTCAATTAAAGATGCGTACCGATCAATTATCTCATGGCGCGAGCAATACGGAAGACGCGTTAGCTCAGATCGGTTCTGATTACTATGAGCATCTTAAAATTAAGCCAGAAGACTTAGATGGCGACAAAATCCTAACCAGACCGAGAGCACCACGCGGCGGGGTCGTCAATGACGCTGCTGACACGTTTGATTGGCAATTTGTTCCGGGTTTCACAGAGGTTAACGCTTACGAATTCTCGTTAGATAGAGGCCAAAGCTGGCAACCAGCAACGTCAAAGCCCATTAATGTTGGTGCTGCGGCAAGAAGTGTTGGTGATGTTCAGGTACGTATCATGGCAAAGCCAGCGAGATCTTTGGCATCGGGTATGGCGCTTTTATCGACTCAAGCGTTCACTGCGACGCTTGTACCTGCAGCGCCGACATCTTTGACACTCAATGACGCTGACAATAGCTTTGACTGGAAACACTCGGCAGATTTTCAACTTATCTCTCACTATGAGTACACACTGGATGGTGGCAAAAATTGGCACGATGTAGTGAGCAAACCACAAAACATCGCTGATATTGCGATTCCAGTCGGAGACTTGAAGCTCAGAGTTAAAGCTGACCCAAATTCAGGCCGTCCTGCTGGACTGGTGGTGAAATCAGAGACCGCGATGACGGTCACTCCTGATGCACCTGTCGCTCCGGTTTTAATCTCTGCGAATGATGATTCAGATATCCTTGCTTGGGAAAACGTGTCTGGTTTTGATAACGCGGCTGATTATGAAATCAATCTCGGCAGCGGATGGCAAGATGCGTCAGCGAACCCTTACCAAATTGGCAATGTAAACATTCCAGCCAACACCATTCAACTGAGAGTGAAAGCGAATCCGATTAATGGCCGTCCGGCTGGTAAAAGTCTGGTGGTGAGCAGCGCGTTTAACAAAGTGTTGAACAAGCCTGTTGCACCGACGCTTCCAGTCATCAACGATGCTGACAACCTTCTGAACTGGACGAACGTTGACGGTTATCCGAACGCGGAGCAATACGAATACTCACTTGATAGTGGAATCAGCTATAGCCCAGTAACATCAAAGCCTCAGGCTATTCCTGATGAAGCATTAAAAGTGGGACAAGTCTGTGTACGTATCAAAGCATCAGACGATGATGCTGTCGGTGAAAACTTGTGTTCAGACAAGGTATTCACTGTCACTCCAAGTACGCCAAGTGCGCCAACGAATGGGCTGGTTAATGATGCGTTAAATACCTTCAATTGGGATTGGGTCGATGGTTTTAATTCGGATAGTGATTATGAATATCGCGTCGACGGTGCAGCTTGGGCAACCGTACAGAGCAAACCTCTTCAACTTGAAGACAAAGTTTATGCCGTTGGTAGTTTAGAGATCCGTGTTAAGTATGATCCCGTCACAGGACGCCTTGCTAGTCCTGTTTTGTCAAACACCAAGGCTCTGACAAAGCAACCGGATGCGCCAGCAGCGCCAACAGGTGTGGTAGTGGATGACGCCGCTGATACCTTGGACTGGACCTTTGTCACTGGATTTACCTCATTGTCCGACTATGAATGGTCAATGAATCAGGGAACTGATTGGGCTCCAGTGCTAGAAAAACCTGTAGCAGTGGGAGATGTCGCCAAAAGTATCGGTCAGGTTCAAGTACGCGTTCGTGCTAATGGTGAAAACGGCATGCCAGCGGGCGCACAAGCCAGTAATGATACTGTATTCACAGAGCTGCCAAAATTACCAGCACTGACAGGTGGAAACATCGTTATAGGTAGTGACCGAGCTAACACCAAACACCCCAACTTAATCTCTTGGAACTTCCTCTCGACCACCATTGCGGATAAAGCCGTCACCTTTGATAAGCCTGAGTATTATGAATTTACGGTCGACCAAGGTGCTAGCTGGAAACCTGTTACATCGGTTCCTCAGTTTATCGGTACACAAGCTTATGCGAAGAGTAACGTCGGTCTGCGTGTTAAAAAGAGCGTATTCCCAGGTTTGGAACACCCGGCGAGTGAGATTCTTTGGGCATCCAGTTTGGAAGGTAAGTTTGTTGCGATTCAGTATCTTCCGATGGTGTCAATGCTGCAAGTACCAAGTTATGCGGATTACAATGGCTGGGTAGGTAGCAATGTTAAATGTATTGCTGAATATGATACTGAAGGTAAAGGTACACCTATCTTCTGGTCAACTGCTGTTTCTATCTCGACTTCAGATGAAGTAATGAGCGTGATATCTGAACTAAACAACTGCGGTATCAGTCAATGGACTTTGCCTACAGCTGAGGAAGTTGCATTACTGTCGAAGAGAAACAGTGATTCTTTGCCTTCAACAGTGCGAGGCAACATGATCAGTGATGCTTCTTCGTCCATTTGGGCCAACAAGTCCGGCGTACCCGTGACCTATGCAAAAGGTATAGAAAAAGAGCCTGGCATGCTTCTCAACTATGCTTATGCGAAATGGGAAACCATATCTAGCGATAGGTTGCTCGCCGACTCAATCATTCAGTTAGCTAGTGCAGAAAAGCTATTATCTGACCAAAATACCTTAACGACAGAGTCTGAGAATTTTTTATCTAACTGGTTTACTGCACTCAAGAATCAAACCAAAACGTCTCGAATATTACTTACTGACGCTTCAGATCAACTGGAGACTGTGAACAAGGCCATCATGCCATCCAGTTCTCAATTAGTGCAATTTGAATCAGTGTTAAAAGATTTTAAACAACAGTCCAACTTCCTGCGCTACAACACTGACACGGCGAGCATTAGTTTCCTGGTCAACGTAAAAAGCCTTGAGACTAAGCTTTCTACCATTCGTGAAAACATAAATGCTTTAGTCGTAACAAAAGAGCTTCTGCAAGCCGCAAAACAAATAGCGAAAATACATACACTAGATAGTGAGCTTGTTTCTGAAAAAGATCGTTTATTGGCAGCAAGTCTAGGCAGTGATATTCATTCTTCGTCATTGGCATTGAGCGATTTAGTCGCTCAAACGGAAAGTGAAATCCAATCACTTGCGATTTTGAAGCAACTATTAGATACGAATTTAGCGGCTCTTCCGGATCGCTTTAAGACACTTGGTTTGTTAATTACCCCTCTTACGGAGGAAGTTGCACACGCTTCTTCACTTCAGGATATTTCGGCTCTGAAAGTCACAATTGTAGACGGATTAAATCGAGCGCATGACGCTGGGTATGTTGTCAGTCAGGGTGAAGCGACCGTATTGGGACGGTTTGCCAAGTTGGACTCACTTGGTCGTTTCTTGCCGGCAAGTGCGACATACGCTCAGGGCTGGCGTTGTGTATTGGATGTGAGTTCTGGTGATAAGAAGAGAACATGGACTCTACTCCAAGATGGTCAAATGGGTGGTGTCGACCACGTCTCTTTCAATGCAGCAGGCGCTGACATAAAAACCTTGCTAGGTGCTGGTGGTTACTTAGAAGCGAGAAACGACCGTTCTTTTTGCGGATTCAGTGACTGGCAAGTACCGAGTTTACCTCAGTTAAAAGGATTAGCGACAGCTACCATGCTAGATGGTAAAGAGGCGACTTTAGATCTGGTTGCTTTTCCCCATCATCCTAAGAATCAAGACCAGAAAACGGCCACATTTTACTACTGGTCAGGTGCTGAAGACAGTGCTGACAAGCAGATGGCTTATCACTATTCCAGTCAAGCGAGCATAGGTAAGACGGAGAGCTTCTCACACAGCCATTACTCTGACCAAGATGTCACGTTAGCGCGTTTAGTTCGTGAAACGGTTCAACAGGTTAACTGGACCTATCTCGCGCACAATGGCGATGTGGTTCAAAGTAGAGAACAAGCATCGTGTGCAAGAAATGAATCTACCGGAGCCGTTTGGCAGATATTTCAAGACGACAACTCCAGTTCCCGCACTGTTAACTATCGAGAGGTAAATGAAGCACTTGCTGCACACCGCTCGTCTCATGTGTGCGGGTTGAACAACTGGAGGCTTCCATCGCAAGAGGAGTTACTGGGTTTACTACCAGTCGATGCACAGTTGTTCAAATACAATGCGGTGAATAACTTTGGCACAACCAGAAGATATCTGACCAACAGGATAACGGATAAGCAGTATGACTTTATTGATACTGGAACGGGTGAACATGGCGCTGTCAGAAGATCAAGCGTCCTAGACCAAAGCCTTTACCTATACCGATTTATCTCAAAATAA